In one window of Pirellulales bacterium DNA:
- a CDS encoding aldo/keto reductase encodes MPLEPLSIDGVRVPRFLYGTAWKEDATQSLTETAITQGFRGIDTANQRRHYHEAGVGQAVAVAIGRGQITREDLFLQTKFTSREGQDHRLPYDPQAPVATQVEQSFASSLDHLGTDFVDSYVLHGPTRRVGLAPADWEAWRAMEAIHTDGRARVLGVSNVSLEQLELLCEQARVRPRFVQNRCFAVLGWDREVREFCKANDVVYQGFSLLTANGDALAHPAMSQIAKRHGRSLSQIVFRFALDVGMLPLTGTSNADHMRMDLDISNFRLEQVEIEQIESLMA; translated from the coding sequence ATGCCGCTAGAACCACTATCCATTGATGGCGTGCGCGTGCCGCGCTTTTTGTACGGTACCGCATGGAAAGAGGATGCCACGCAGAGTCTCACAGAGACGGCTATCACTCAAGGCTTTCGTGGGATCGACACTGCAAATCAGCGGCGCCATTATCACGAAGCGGGCGTCGGTCAGGCTGTGGCGGTGGCGATCGGGCGTGGTCAGATCACGCGAGAGGACTTATTCCTGCAGACCAAATTTACCTCGCGCGAGGGGCAGGATCACCGTCTGCCATACGACCCGCAAGCGCCGGTTGCCACACAGGTCGAGCAATCGTTCGCCAGTTCGCTCGATCATCTTGGAACGGACTTCGTCGATTCGTACGTGTTGCACGGCCCGACGCGGCGCGTCGGGTTGGCGCCTGCGGATTGGGAGGCGTGGCGGGCGATGGAAGCCATTCACACTGACGGCCGTGCGCGCGTGCTGGGCGTCAGCAACGTCTCGCTTGAGCAACTTGAGCTATTGTGCGAGCAAGCCCGCGTGCGACCCCGTTTCGTGCAAAATCGCTGCTTTGCCGTGCTTGGTTGGGATCGAGAAGTTCGCGAGTTCTGTAAGGCGAACGACGTGGTCTATCAGGGGTTCTCTCTATTAACGGCGAATGGCGACGCATTGGCCCACCCGGCCATGTCTCAAATCGCCAAGCGACACGGCCGCTCGCTCAGTCAGATTGTATTTCGATTCGCCCTAGATGTCGGCATGTTGCCGCTGACCGGTACCAGCAATGCCGACCACATGCGGATGGATCTCGACATTTCGAATTTCCGCCTTGAGCAGGTCGAGATCGAGCAGATCGAAAGTCTCATGGCGTAG
- a CDS encoding GTPase translates to MATNLTPQYHKAEEAYRRATTTDEELKWLEVMLREMPKHKASEKLQSEIKQKISRAKKEVEAAKKNPAKVHGVRVPRQGAGTAVLLGAPNAGKSQLLAALTRATPEIAPYPFTTRTPLPGMMPWEDVQVQLIDTPPITPDIFEPYMHGLIRGADLVVLVVDLGSDEGIDECQAVLDKLATTKTRLGRTSHLDEEDIGLSYTQTLLVPNKIDLEDALIRLEFLHEGLQSPRAKQWDFAEYVISAQAGTGLSELRNAIFRGLDVMRVYTKLPRAKEPDYERPFTLRTGGTVADVAGLVHKDIAENLKSARVWGAGSHNANTVKGDYVLSDKDVVELHI, encoded by the coding sequence ATGGCTACCAATCTCACGCCCCAGTATCACAAGGCCGAGGAGGCCTACCGTCGCGCCACGACCACTGACGAGGAGCTAAAGTGGCTCGAAGTCATGCTGCGCGAGATGCCCAAGCATAAGGCTTCCGAGAAGCTTCAGTCCGAGATCAAGCAGAAGATCAGCCGGGCCAAAAAAGAGGTCGAGGCTGCCAAGAAAAACCCGGCCAAGGTGCATGGCGTGCGCGTCCCACGGCAGGGGGCCGGCACCGCCGTTCTGCTCGGCGCGCCCAACGCTGGAAAAAGCCAGCTTTTGGCCGCACTAACGCGGGCAACGCCCGAGATTGCTCCCTATCCGTTCACCACGCGCACACCACTGCCCGGCATGATGCCCTGGGAAGACGTGCAGGTGCAGCTGATCGATACGCCGCCGATCACGCCCGACATCTTCGAGCCGTACATGCACGGTTTGATTCGCGGGGCCGATTTGGTCGTTCTGGTCGTCGATTTGGGTAGCGACGAAGGGATCGACGAGTGCCAGGCCGTGCTCGACAAGTTGGCTACGACCAAGACCCGGCTGGGACGCACGTCGCATCTCGATGAGGAGGATATAGGTCTCTCTTACACGCAAACGCTGCTCGTGCCCAATAAGATCGACCTGGAGGACGCGCTGATCCGCCTGGAATTTCTGCACGAAGGGCTGCAAAGCCCGCGTGCCAAGCAATGGGACTTTGCTGAATACGTCATTTCGGCCCAAGCGGGCACCGGACTATCGGAACTGCGCAACGCAATTTTTCGCGGGCTGGACGTGATGCGTGTCTACACCAAGTTGCCGCGCGCAAAGGAGCCAGACTACGAGCGCCCGTTCACGCTGCGCACCGGCGGCACTGTGGCCGACGTGGCAGGGCTCGTCCACAAGGACATCGCCGAGAACCTTAAATCCGCCCGAGTTTGGGGCGCCGGCAGCCACAACGCCAATACGGTCAAGGGAGACTACGTGCTGTCGGATAAGGATGTGGTGGAGTTGCATATTTAG
- a CDS encoding alpha/beta hydrolase, with the protein MNFFSFCTVFLLLFTLGTSSTGAADAKVEVPDDVIFETGIEYANPAGEHLTLDLARPKVAKGPLPAIVCIHGGGFRAGNREHHDRLCIQLAQRGYVAATVTYRLSPKYQFPAAVRDVKAAVRWLRANAGKYGIDPERIGTTGDSAGGHLALFLGVTGDVKEFDGSDGDNLDQSSRVNCVVDVYGPSDFTKSYGKSVDAAQVLPLFLGGDLLTARKKHILASPLYWVTPHAPPTLVIHGTEDKYVAYEQAEWIVDRLRNADVDVELLTLEGAGHGFKGDDAKRAQEAMFAFFDKHLKPQ; encoded by the coding sequence GTGAACTTTTTTTCTTTCTGCACAGTGTTTCTTCTGCTGTTCACGCTGGGAACGTCCAGCACCGGGGCGGCCGACGCCAAGGTCGAGGTTCCCGATGATGTGATTTTCGAAACCGGCATCGAGTATGCGAATCCTGCAGGCGAGCATTTGACGCTTGATCTTGCCCGTCCGAAGGTCGCCAAGGGACCGCTCCCCGCCATTGTGTGCATTCACGGCGGCGGGTTTCGCGCCGGCAATCGAGAGCATCACGACCGGCTGTGCATTCAGCTCGCGCAGCGAGGCTATGTGGCGGCGACGGTCACCTATCGCCTGTCGCCGAAATACCAGTTTCCGGCAGCGGTACGCGACGTGAAGGCAGCCGTCCGCTGGCTGCGCGCCAACGCGGGCAAGTACGGGATCGATCCTGAACGAATCGGCACCACCGGAGACTCGGCCGGCGGGCACCTGGCGTTGTTTTTGGGAGTGACGGGGGACGTCAAAGAATTCGACGGCAGCGACGGCGACAACCTCGACCAGTCAAGCCGAGTCAATTGTGTGGTCGACGTCTACGGCCCCAGCGATTTCACCAAATCTTACGGCAAGAGTGTCGATGCCGCACAAGTGTTGCCGCTTTTTCTCGGCGGGGATTTACTCACGGCCCGAAAAAAGCACATCCTGGCCAGCCCACTGTATTGGGTCACTCCGCACGCTCCGCCCACGCTGGTAATTCATGGTACTGAGGATAAGTACGTCGCCTACGAGCAAGCGGAATGGATCGTTGATCGTCTGCGCAATGCCGACGTCGACGTGGAACTTCTCACGTTGGAAGGGGCGGGCCACGGCTTCAAGGGGGACGACGCCAAGCGAGCCCAGGAGGCGATGTTCGCGTTCTTCGACAAGCACCTGAAGCCGCAATGA
- a CDS encoding SAM-dependent methyltransferase, with product MNDSDDARLVVRPIGWVRSSRGMATDDYWGGTVANIELDASQYPATSLAGLTDFSHVQIIYLFHKVGLASIVTAAEHPRENPAWPKVGIFAQRKKSRPNRLGLSTCRLLSVDGLTIQVAELDALDGTPVIDIKPYVLEFEPRREDVRQPKWIGELMADYFAKQDK from the coding sequence ATGAATGATTCCGACGATGCAAGACTTGTCGTGCGCCCGATCGGTTGGGTCCGGTCGTCACGCGGCATGGCGACAGATGATTATTGGGGAGGCACGGTAGCCAACATCGAGCTTGACGCGAGCCAGTACCCTGCCACGTCGTTGGCCGGCCTAACCGATTTTTCGCACGTGCAGATCATCTATTTGTTTCACAAAGTTGGCCTGGCCAGCATAGTGACGGCGGCCGAACACCCGCGCGAGAATCCGGCCTGGCCGAAGGTGGGCATTTTTGCCCAGCGCAAAAAGAGCCGTCCGAACAGGCTGGGGCTTTCCACGTGCCGGTTGCTATCGGTCGACGGATTGACAATCCAAGTGGCCGAGCTCGACGCGCTCGACGGCACGCCGGTCATCGACATTAAGCCCTACGTGCTGGAATTCGAACCTCGCCGCGAGGACGTGCGCCAACCCAAGTGGATCGGTGAATTGATGGCGGATTATTTTGCGAAGCAGGACAAATGA
- the polX gene encoding DNA polymerase/3'-5' exonuclease PolX, translating into MKNSEIADAFDQIADLLEFQGENPFRLRAYRNAAQTLRDLTESVAAIVKDPERTLTDIPGIGKDLADKITTLATTGELPLLQELAAKTPPSVLVLMRVPGVGPKKAAVLYKELQVGTLEQLKAACDAHRVRDLKGFGEKTEQKILEGLSIAETVDDRIYWATADEFVQSLLSHLRACQAVDQAEAAGSYRRGRETIGDLDLLVASSKPAAVMDHFANYQGVAETIARGDTKMSIRLSGGMQVDLRVVPADSFGAAWQYFTGSKAHNVILRGRAKDEGLKINEYGVFRAETSIAGRTEKDVYAALGLPLFPPEIREGRQEFVWADAGKLPKLIEIGDLCGDLHMHTNATDGKATLEEMIAAAQARGLAYIAITDHSKRVTMANGLDGTRLRRQWAMIDKLNEGLRGFQVLKGVEVDILEKGGLDLDDDVLAGADWIVASVHYGQNQPREQITQRILDAIKNPHVSAIAHPTGRILNRRKSYEIDLDAMFKAARDYGKFLELNANPARLDLDDVACAAAKSFKIPIVISSDAHSTQGLDVLRYGINQARRAGLTKQDVANTRPWRDLQKLLGK; encoded by the coding sequence ATGAAGAACTCTGAAATTGCCGACGCCTTTGATCAGATCGCGGATCTGCTGGAATTTCAGGGTGAAAATCCGTTCCGACTGCGGGCTTATCGCAACGCGGCACAGACGCTTCGCGATCTGACCGAATCCGTGGCCGCGATCGTCAAGGACCCCGAGCGCACCCTCACCGATATTCCCGGCATCGGCAAGGATCTGGCCGACAAGATCACGACCTTGGCGACGACGGGTGAGTTGCCGCTGCTGCAAGAATTAGCGGCCAAGACACCCCCCTCGGTATTGGTGCTGATGCGCGTACCCGGCGTAGGTCCAAAGAAGGCAGCGGTGCTCTATAAAGAGTTGCAAGTCGGCACGTTGGAACAGTTGAAAGCGGCCTGCGATGCGCATCGTGTTCGCGACTTAAAAGGCTTTGGCGAGAAGACTGAGCAAAAGATCCTGGAAGGACTGTCGATCGCGGAGACCGTCGACGATCGGATTTATTGGGCCACAGCCGACGAGTTCGTGCAATCGCTGCTCTCCCATTTGCGGGCTTGTCAGGCCGTCGACCAGGCCGAGGCGGCAGGCAGCTATCGACGTGGCCGGGAAACGATCGGCGATCTCGATCTGCTGGTCGCGTCGAGCAAGCCTGCGGCGGTGATGGATCATTTTGCCAATTACCAAGGAGTGGCCGAGACGATCGCCCGCGGCGATACGAAAATGTCGATTCGGCTCTCCGGCGGCATGCAGGTTGATTTGCGCGTCGTGCCGGCCGATTCGTTCGGCGCAGCCTGGCAATATTTCACCGGTTCGAAGGCACACAACGTGATTTTGCGCGGCCGGGCCAAGGACGAAGGGCTAAAGATCAACGAGTACGGCGTTTTCAGAGCCGAAACGAGCATCGCCGGGCGTACAGAAAAAGACGTCTACGCGGCGTTGGGGCTACCGCTGTTCCCGCCCGAGATCCGCGAAGGCCGGCAAGAGTTCGTCTGGGCGGACGCAGGTAAATTGCCCAAGCTGATCGAGATCGGTGATCTTTGCGGCGATTTGCACATGCACACCAACGCCACTGACGGCAAGGCAACGCTCGAAGAAATGATCGCCGCCGCTCAGGCACGCGGACTGGCATATATAGCGATTACCGATCATTCCAAACGGGTGACGATGGCCAACGGACTCGACGGCACCCGCTTGCGTCGCCAATGGGCCATGATCGACAAGCTCAACGAAGGTCTGCGTGGGTTCCAAGTGCTCAAGGGGGTCGAGGTCGACATCTTGGAAAAAGGCGGCCTCGACCTGGATGACGACGTTTTGGCCGGAGCTGATTGGATCGTGGCCAGCGTCCATTACGGCCAGAACCAGCCACGTGAGCAAATCACGCAACGCATACTCGATGCGATCAAGAATCCGCACGTCTCGGCGATCGCCCATCCGACGGGCCGAATCCTTAATCGGCGGAAGTCATACGAAATCGACCTGGATGCCATGTTCAAGGCGGCGCGCGACTACGGCAAGTTTTTGGAGCTGAACGCCAACCCAGCGCGGCTCGACCTGGACGACGTAGCCTGCGCCGCGGCAAAAAGCTTCAAAATTCCGATCGTAATTTCTAGCGATGCGCATAGCACGCAGGGGCTGGATGTACTTCGCTATGGGATCAATCAGGCACGGCGCGCGGGCCTCACTAAGCAGGATGTGGCCAACACCCGACCATGGCGCGACTTGCAGAAGTTGCTTGGAAAGTAA